From Silurus meridionalis isolate SWU-2019-XX chromosome 14, ASM1480568v1, whole genome shotgun sequence, a single genomic window includes:
- the plppr2a gene encoding phospholipid phosphatase-related protein type 2a isoform X3 encodes MFYFQLVIMAGTVLLAYYFEYTDTFPVHIQGFFCYDKTFSKPYPGPEEKSKVPPVLVYSLVTAIPTITILAGELMAFFMKSEITQEKTIVTADCCYFSPLLRRIIRFLGVYSFGLFTTTIFANAGQVVTGNQTPHFLSACRPNYTALGCHSNLQYITERRACTGNPLIVATARKSFPSKDAALSVYSAVYTVMYVTLVFRTKGTRLTKPTVSLTLLCLAMLVGVVRVAEYRNHWADVLAGYFTGGAIAVFLVTCVINNFQQAKPPSPAMRPQRPESMLGMPMVALPCVESPLEKLSGTQVRGGGRLQGDLHLLRSHDHQPYRFPATPDVLIPSRSISSEV; translated from the exons ATGTTCTATTTCCAGCTGGTGATCATGGCAGGAACGGTTCTCTTGGCGTACTACTTTGAGTACACGGACACCTTCCCTGTGCACATCCAAGGTTTCTTCTGCTACGACAAGACGTTTTCCAAACCTTACCCAGGTCCGGAGGAGAAGAGCAAAGTGCCGCCGGTCCTTGTGTACTCGCTGGTTACTGCTATCCCTACCATAACG ATATTGGCTGGAGAGTTGATGGCATTCTTCATGAAGTCAGAGATAACACAAGAGAAGACTATTGTTACAGCAGACTGCTGTTACTTCAGTCCTTTGCTGAGACGCATCATACGCTTCCTAG GTGTCTACTCCTTTGGCCTGTTCACCACCACTATTTTTGCCAATGCTGGACAGGTTGTCACTGGAAACCAGACCCCTCACTTCCTGTCAGCATGTAGGCCTAACTATACAGCTTTGGGCTGTCATTCCAATCTTCAGTACATAACAGAGCGTCGAGCTTGCACAGGGAACCCGCTTATAGTGGCAACTGCCCGTAAATCGTTCCCTTCAAAGGATGCAGCTCTCAGTGTATACTCTGCTGTCTACACCGTG ATGTACGTGACACTAGTGTTCAGGACAAAGGGAACACGTCTGACAAAGCCAAcagtcagtctcacactgctgTGTCTGGCCATGCTGGTAGGAGTAGTGAGAGTGGCTGAGTACCGCAATCACTGGGCTGATGTCCTTGCTGGGTACTTCACTGGAGGAGCCATTGCTGTGTTTCTG GTGACCTGCGTGATCAACAACTTCCAGCAAGCAAAGCCCCCTTCTCCAGCCATGCGACCACAGCGTCCTGAATCCATGCTGGGCATGCCCATGGTGGCTCTGCCTTGTGTGGAGAGTCCACTCGAAAAGTTAAGTGGCACTCAGGTAAGGGGTGGGGGCAG ACTCCAAGGGGATCTTCATTTACTGAGATCACATGACCATCAGCCCTATCGGTTCCCCGCCACCCCCGATGTCCTCATACCGTCTCGCTCCATTTCCAGCGAAGTCTAG